A genomic stretch from Malus domestica chromosome 15, GDT2T_hap1 includes:
- the LOC139192557 gene encoding uncharacterized protein: MDKREMWSKITKAFCDVHGENARTSQGLQGRWKKLNASFTCWKNAISHASGNLRSGTSLADQTLQAQAFYNSKNGNKSFTRWECWQIVKDCPKYKIVATGPEVVMHGMGLHSSPEPNMAEQEADTFQDTEGMPEQVPETQPTRQSLRPVGKKASKKKGSSSKNDYTKYMEELTRQGELNMAREKVRDEEKVAAMAAILAATEARDAAAERQREVVNRENELVREALHRENELLREERMAQADRDTMSKSIVGLSPNSKYFWTSEKRDVMRRRRARDAETSQGGSSNFCDNQDPRTTYPNSRDFV, encoded by the exons atggataagcgagaaatgtggagtaaaattacgaaagcgTTTTGTGATGTACATGGAGAAAACGCCAgaactagtcaaggtcttcaaggtcgttggaaaaaactcaatgcatcctttacttgttggaaaaacgccatctctcatgcttccggtaacctccgtagtgggacaagtttagcggatcag acactacaagctcaagcattctacaattcaaagaacgggaacaaatcattcactagatgggaatgttggcaaattgtcaaagattgccctaaatacaaaattgtggcaactggtccagaagttgtcatgcacggTATGGGTCTACATAGTTCTCCAGAACCAAACATGGCCGAACAAGAAGCCGACACATTTCAAGACACGGAAGGGATGCCTGAACAAGTGCCCGAGACCCAACCGACTCGTCAGTCCCTTAGGCCCGTAGGTAAAAAGGcgtcaaagaaaaaaggtagttcttccaagaatgactacactaaatatatggaggaacttactcgccaaggtgaactgaacatggcacgagaaaaggttagagatgaggaaaaagttgCTGCTATGGCAGCAATATTAGCAGCTACTGAGGCCCGTGATGCGGCggctgagagacaaagagaagtagTTAATCGAGAGAACGAGCTGGTTAGAGAAGCACTTCATCGAGAAAATGAATTGCTTCGAGAagaaaggatggctcaagcagatcGTGACACTATGAGCAAGTCTATAGTAGGACTGTCtccgaattctaaatatttttggacatcggaaaaaagagatgtcatgcgaaggaggcgtgcaagagatgcgGAAACAAGTCAAGGGGGTTCTAGCAACTTTTGTGACAACCAAGATCCTCGCACCACATATCCTAACTCGAgagactttgtataa
- the LOC139191952 gene encoding uncharacterized protein: protein MSSSRRVYKQLQEQQQRLLAQQAELANLKEGGSGGAQNDLNVLAQSPVFDELLQGNSPRCTYTINGTQYEGSYYLADGIYPRWSTFVKTVPHPHTEKEKHFAKCQEGCRKDVERCFGILQARWAIIRAAARMFDVEALRSIMMTCIILHNMIVEDEYDYDGVDEYEPDPRLKNTYLLCL from the exons atgtcttcttcaagaagggtgtataaacagttgcaggagcaacaacaaaggttgttggcacaacaggcaGAATTGGCCAATCTCAAGGAAGGTGGaagtggag gagctcagaatgacttaaatgtccttgcccaatccccagtgttcgacGAACTGCTGCAAGGAAACTCGCCGAGATGCACATATACCATTAATGGTACCCAATACGAGGGATCATACTACCTTGCagatggcatttacccaaggtggtcaacatttgtcaaaacagtgccacatccacatactgaaaaggaaaaacactttgcaaaatgtcaagaagggtgtaggaaggatgtcgagcgttgttttggtatcctgcaagctcgttgggcgattaTCAGGGCTGCagctagaatgtttgatgtcgaggctcttcgatccatcatgatgacgtgtattattctccacaacatgattgttgaagatgagtatgattatgatggcGTCGATGAATATGAGCCGGATCCGAGactcaagaacacgtatctaTTGTGCTTATGA
- the LOC103401853 gene encoding O-fucosyltransferase 10 has product MGMKAKAHHHHYNANGGGGGGNGSESSSSTSPSPPPSPRRHSTVPHCRRKLRTKPISIVFSFLLLRRFLRLLVVLPLLYVSGLLMCVGPFSGLVGHTPLPGSVYRSHEMFQLLWPHIQADNSTPIELSSVWRFRRKLKEQKPCPPSASGLQLDSPGLTGYLIVEVNGGLNQQRSAICNAVALAGLLNAVLVIPRFEFHNVWRDTSTFTDIYDEDHFIATLEGHVKVVKELPEMLMDKFDHNISNIPTLRVQAWAPVRYYTGEVYPVLQKQGVIRIAPFANRLAMNVPPPIQHLRCLANYEALKFSSPISNLANKLVERMTEMSSRTSGKYVAVHLRFEEDMVAFSCCLYDGGEAENVAMNSIRQKGWGDKFKRKGRVTLPGLNRIDGKCPLTPLEVGMMLRGMGFDNSTSIYLASGKIYWAEKHLAPLLKLFPYLHTKESLATPDELAPFEGYSSRLAALDYTVCLFSEFFVTTQGGNFPHFLMGHRRFSYGGHAKTIIPDKRKLVVLLQNMSISWKDFKLEMEAMLTESDRKGKIIPRVKKFTRKSSVYTYPLPECSCLQKHNNTQIVPSAHS; this is encoded by the exons ATGGGAATGAAAGCAAAGGCCCACCACCACCATTACAATgctaatggtggtggtggtggaggcaaCGGCAGTGAGAGCAGCAGCAGCACCTCACCTAGCCCCCCTCCGTCGCCGCGCCGTCACTCTACAGTCCCTCACTGCCGCCGGAAGCTCCGGACAAAACCCATCTCCATCGTCTTCAGTTTTCTTCTCCTCCGCCGATTCCTCCGCTTACTGGTGGTTCTTCCCCTGCTATACGTCTCTGGCCTGCTCATGTGTGTGGGCCCGTTCTCTGGTCTAGTGGGTCATACCCCTCTTCCCGGTTCCGTTTACCGCAGTCACGAGATGTTTCAGCTGCTCTGGCCTCACATTCAGGCCGATAACTCGACTCCGATTGAG TTGTCCTCTGTATGGAGATTCAGAAGGAAGTTGAAAGAGCAGAAGCCTTGCCCACCTTCAGCTTCTGGACTACAATTAG ATTCCCCAGGCCTTACTGGTTACTTAATTGTGGAGGTTAATGGTGGCCTTAACCAACAACGCTCTGCG ATTTGCAATGCTGTGGCCCTTGCTGGTCTTTTGAATGCCGTTCTGGTTATTCCTCGCTTTGAATTCCATAACGTTTGGAGGGATACAAG CACATTTACTGATATATACGATGAAGATCATTTCATAGCCACCCTTGAAGGCCATGTTAAAGTGGTTAAAGAACTACCGGAGATGCTGATGGATAAATTTGATCACAACATCTCTAACATACCAACCCTTCGTGTCCAAGCTTGGGCCCCTGTCCGTTATTACACAGGAGAAGTTTATCCTGTTCTGCAGAAGCAGGG GGTTATCCGCATAGCTCCATTTGCTAATAGATTAGCAATGAATGTCCCACCTCCTATTCAGCATTTGAGATGCCTCGCTAATTATGAAGCATTGAAATTCTCTTCTCCCATATCAAATTTGGCAAATAAACTAGTCGAACGAATGACTGAAATGAGTTCAAGGACCAGTGGAAAGTATGTTGCAGTCCACCTCCGTTTTGAGGAG GACATGGTGGCATTCTCATGCTGTTTGTATGATGGAGGAGAGGCTGAAAATGTCGCAATGAATTCAATTCGACAAAAAGGATGGGGAGATAAGTTCAAGAGAAAAGGCCGTGTAACTCTACCTGGTCTCAACAGGATTGATGGAAAATGCCCACTTACCCCCTTGGAG gttggaatgatgttacGGGGTATGGGATTTGATAACAGCACTTCAATTTATTTAGCCTCTGGGAAAATCTACTGGGCGGAGAAACATTTAGCCCCTCTGCTCAAGTTGTTTCCCTATCTGCATACCAAGGAGTCTCTTGCAACCCCAGATGAGCTTGCTCCTTTTGAG GGTTATTCTTCAAGATTGGCAGCTTTGGATTATACAGTATGCTTGTTTAGTGAGTTTTTTGTAACAACACAAGGTGGGAACTTCCCACATTTTCTAATGGGTCATCGGAGATTCTCCTATGGTGGGCATGCCAAGACAATTATACCTGATAAGCGCAAGCTTGTTGTTCTACTGCAGAACATGAGTATCAG TTGGAAAGATTTCAAACTTGAGATGGAAGCAATGCTCACAGAAAGTGACCGCAAGGGAAAGATAATACCGAGAGTGAAAAAATTCACCCGAAAATCTTCTGTATACACGTACCCTTTGCCAGAGTGTAGTTGTCTCCAAAAGCACAACAACACTCAGATTGTACCATCTGCACATTCTTGA